In the genome of Candidatus Margulisiibacteriota bacterium, the window GCTCTCTTTTTTTGCCTGCTCATAGCTGTAGCCCAGGCTCTGAAAGATATGCGCCACCAGCTGGTTGAACTCGATCGGGGGACGCGGAATATAGACCGTGTGGTATTCTCCCTTGGGCAGTTGGCCGGCCAGCCAGCGCAAAAGAGTGGTCTTGCCGATGCCGAGCGGGCCGGAGATCAGGATATGTCCGCTGTGGGAATTGATCTTGCCGAGCACTTCTTTGACCTCTTTTTCGTAACCGGTCAACAGCTCGGGATGGACATCAAGGGTAAAAGGATTATTTCGCCAGCCCATCTTTTGAGACCAGAGCCGCTGGTCCTCGGAGATCGATTTGAGCACTTTCAACCCGCCGGCTTCTTCTTCGCCGGCTTGGCTTGCCGCGGCTTGGGCCAAGAGCCGCCTGGCAAAAACCGCCAGGAGAATTCCGGAAAAGAAAATAAAAGCCAGCCCGAGAACAAAACCCGTCCAGACGAGCCAATTAGTTGAGGCCGGCTTGGGGAGGGGGGCCGGAGCGGGCGGCGGCAGCTGAACTTCTCTGGTCGCCGGCGGGGCGGTCTCGAGCGGCGGCATTTTGACCGGCGTCCCGGCGACGCGCGGAACCAAGCCCATTGCCCGCAGGCTCATTTCCCGCAGGATGCTGTCCTTTAATTTCCTCGCGCCGCGAAAATTGTGATTGATCTCCAGGGCCCGGTCCGCGCTGGCCAGCGCGGCCTTCAGGTCGCCCACCAGGTACAGGGTGGTCGCCTGATCGAAATATTTCTGCGCCACCGGCTGTTCGCCAAAACCCGGCGAGTGCCAACCGCAGGCCATGAGCAGGCAGAGAACTATTATTTTTTTCACAGATGGCTGCCTTTCGCCCTGATCACCGCCTCCAGGCGGTTGACTATCGTTTTGATCTCACGATTATCAGGCTCGATCTTTAACAACACCTTCAATTCCGACTTGGCCTTTTGATATTCAAATTTCGCCAGGTAAGACCGGGCGGCGACGATCAGGCGGGCCTTGGTCA includes:
- a CDS encoding ATP-binding protein, which codes for MKKIIVLCLLMACGWHSPGFGEQPVAQKYFDQATTLYLVGDLKAALASADRALEINHNFRGARKLKDSILREMSLRAMGLVPRVAGTPVKMPPLETAPPATREVQLPPPAPAPLPKPASTNWLVWTGFVLGLAFIFFSGILLAVFARRLLAQAAASQAGEEEAGGLKVLKSISEDQRLWSQKMGWRNNPFTLDVHPELLTGYEKEVKEVLGKINSHSGHILISGPLGIGKTTLLRWLAGQLPKGEYHTVYIPRPPIEFNQLVAHIFQSLGYSYEQAKKESDLYNLGQLRKKMKKHLVLLLDEAHEFTIEIERPLRTLGDIDGVNLVMAGLPETLDKLKNEIQPLYERLVLKVTLDHLEFEELKELIKVRVESVGGRGSRPFTSAALAKIFEISRGNPRQAIKLCDNAVSLAIERGEEVVGAEFIGETEREGS